A single Denticeps clupeoides chromosome 7, fDenClu1.1, whole genome shotgun sequence DNA region contains:
- the itgb3a gene encoding integrin beta-3a, with the protein MRNTLPEASTHRHGGSPHRPRTHNSQMGRMTRGWILLSAFILAASGTAASNACTSKDVGTCSQCLNASPLCAWCAQENFGQGGTSVPRCDLKENLLKAGCSAASVEFTPSKVELIEDRPLSSRSYGSDRETTQIRPQKLRLTLRQGDPQNFQVSVRQVADYPVDLYYLMDLSYSMKDDLINLYNLGNDLASSMGQKTSNLRMGFGAFVDKTLSPYMFMFPPEAVENPCYGISTTCMKQFGYKNVLSLTDQVTRFTEEVGKQKISRNRDSPEGGFDAIVQAVVCKDVIGWRPDASHLLVFTTDAKTHIALDGRLAGIVKPNDGQCHLDASSNYDMSTTLDYPSLAQITDKLSENNINLIFAVTKDIEELYFNYSMLIPGTAVGRLSSDSNNIISLISDAYAKIRSKVELEVLGVPPELVLSVNATCLNGQVVNGVKSCSGLKIGDTVSFSFEAQFQSCPKEKVQTFTVKPVGFKDALNVTVEFACTCACGANAQPASPDCSLGNGTKECGVCLCDAGRLGPQCECSEADYKPSDEDTCKAGPDSPVCSGRGVCICGQCSCRNNNFGKVWGTHCQCDDYSCIRFKGKLCSGHGVCSCGVCQCDPDWSGENCNCSRRTDTCMSSLGLCSGRGQCVCGTCECTQPGAHGATCETCPTCPDQCTIKKDCVECKYYKRGPLYETKKVEESCAQVCRDDVELVDEIIHREQNAVNCTYKDENDCVQLFQYHEEATGRTVLYLIKDGVCPEGPNIGVVLASVTGAILLLGLAALLIWKLLVTIHDRREYAKFEEERAKAKWDAGNNPLYKGATTTFTNVTYRGAS; encoded by the exons ATGAGGAACACGCTTCCCGAGGCTTCCACGCACAGGCACGGCGGCTCCCCGCACCGACCCCGCACGCACAATTCCCAAATGGGACGAATGACGCGAGGCTGGATACTCCTGAGCGCGTTTATACTCGCGGCCTCCGGAACGGCGG CCTCAAACGCGTGCACGTCGAAAGATGTGGGCACATGCAGCCAGTGCCTGAATGCCAGTCCGCTCTGCGCCTGGTGCGCCCAGGAG AACTTTGGTCAGGGCGGGACCAGCGTGCCTCGCTGTGATTTGAAGGAGAACCTCCTGAAAGCAGGATGCAGCGCCGCCTCGGTGGAGTTTACCCCCAGCAAGGTGGAACTCATAGAGGACCGCCCCCTCAGCAGCAGGTCGTATGGTTCCGACAGGGAGACCACCCAGATCAGGCCCCAGAAACTACGACTTACTCTGCGACAAG GTGACCCCCAAAATTTCCAAGTCTCCGTTAGGCAGGTCGCAGACTACCCAGTGGATCTGTACTACCTAATGGATTTATCCTACTCCATGAAGGATGATCTGATTAACCTGTATAACCTTGGCAATGACCTTGCCTCAAGTATGGGACAAAAGACCAGCAACCTGCGCATGGGATTCGGTGCGTTTGTGGATAAAACGTTGTCCCCGTACATGTTCATGTTCCCACCGGAGGCGGTGGAGAACCCTTGCTATGG CATCTCAACAACCTGCATGAAGCAGTTTGGCTACAAGAACGTGCTATCTCTGACTGATCAGGTGACGCGCTTCACTGAGGAGGTGGGGAAGCAGAAGATCTCCAGAAACCGAGACTCTCCCGAAGGAGGTTTCGATGCCATCGTACAAGCGGTGGTCTGCAAG gatgtgattggctggaggcCAGATGCCTCTCATCTCCTGGTGTTCACCACGGACGCTAAAACACACATAGCTCTAGATGGACGGCTCGCCGGAATCGTCAAACCGAATGATGGACAGTGTCACCTGGATGCGTCCAGCAACTATGACATGTCCACTACACTG GATTACCCCTCTCTGGCTCAGATCACAGACAAGTTATCAGAGAATAACATCAACCTGATCTTTGCCGTTACTAAAGATATTGAAGAGCTGTATTTT AACTACAGTATGCTGATTCCCGGGACTGCTGTTGGAAGACTATCGTCCGATTCCAACAACATCATCTCTCTCATCTCTGACGCGTACGCG AAAATCCGCTCAAAGGTGGAGTTGGAGGTGTTGGGGGTCCCACCAGAACTAGTTCTGTCTGTTAATGCAACCTGTCTGAATGGACAAGTGGTCAATGGAGTCAAGTCCTGCTCCGGACTAAAAATCGGAGACACG GTCTCTTTCAGCTTTGAGGCCCAATTCCAGAGCTGCCCTAAAGAAAAGGTCCAGACGTTCACGGTGAAGCCCGTCGGCTTTAAAGACGCCCTGAATGTCACAGTGGAATTCGCCTGTACCTGCGCATGCGGGGCCAACGCACAGCCGGCCAGCCCGGACTGCTCCCTTGGCAACGGGACCAAGGAGTGTGGCGTGTGCCTGTGCGACGCGGGACGTTTGGGGCCGCAGTGCGAGTGCTCCGAGGCGGACTACAAGCCGTCAGACGAGGACACGTGCAAGGCCGGCCCGGACTCGCCCGTCTGCAGCGGGCGGGGCGTGTGCATCTGCGGCCAGTGCAGCTGCCGCAACAACAACTTCGGCAAAGTGTGGGGAACGCACTGCCAGTGTGACGACTACAGCTGCATCCGCTTTAAAGGGAAGCTCTGTTCAG GGCATGGCGTGTGCTCGTGTGGCGTCTGTCAGTGTGACCCTGATTGGTCCGGCGAGAACTGCAACTGCTCCAGAAGAACAGACACCTGCATGTCCAGCCTGGGCCTGTGCAGCGGCCGAGGCCAGTGTGTGTGCGGCACGTGCGAGTGCACCCAGCCGGGCGCCCACGGTGCCACCTGCGAGACCTGCCCCACCTGTCCTGACCAGTGCACCATCAAAAA GGATTGTGTGGAATGCAAATATTACAAGAGGGGGCCGCTGTATGAAACGAAAAAAGTGGAGGAGAGCTGCGCTCAAGTCTGTCGAGATGACGTTGAACTGGTGGACGAAATAA TTCATCGTGAACAGAATGCGGTGAACTGCACCTACAAAGACGAGAACGACTGTGTCCAACTGTTTCAGTACCACGAGGAGGCCACCGGCAGAACGGTTCTGTACTTAATCAAAGATGGCG tgtgtccCGAAGGTCCCAACATAGGAGTGGTGCTGGCATCCGTTACTGGGGCAATCTTGCTGCTTGGACTGGCTGCACTGTTGATATGGAAGTTGCTGGTCACCATTCACGACCGCAGAGAGTACGCCAAGTTCGAGGAAGAAAGGGCTAAAGCCAAGTGGGATGCG gGTAACAATCCGTTATACAAAGGAGCAACCACCACTTTCACCAACGTTACCTACCGTGGAGCATCTTAA
- the mettl2a gene encoding tRNA N(3)-cytidine methyltransferase METTL2, whose product MAAPGGVDVSVDSLQAPAGPAESTQTRPQFGSRFLTDPRQVFRHNAWDNVEWSEEQEAAARRRVEENSQPLAAEKQEEYDSRANEYWNDFYTVHENRFFKDRHWLFTEFPELAPNCTAHKSTARTTVGSAECREPAADAPPSHRNEAFPGTAASYRILEVGCGVGNTVFPILKTNNDPGLFVYCCDFSSTAVDLVKSNPEFDPARCYPFVHDLSNESAVYPVPEESLDVIVLIFVLSALHPDKMQKTICRLARLLKPGGVLLLRDYGRYDMAQLRFKKGRCLSENFYVRGDGTRVYFFTQDELHDLFSAAGLQKVQNLVDRRLQVNRGKQLTMYRVWVQCKYRKTLPLQGDEEIQI is encoded by the exons ATGGCAGCGCCCGGCGGCGTCGACGTGTCTGTGGATTCTTTACAGGCACCGGCCGGTCCCGCGGAGTCCACGCAGACGCGGCCCCAGTTCGGGAGCCGCTTTCTGACCGACCCCCGGCAGGTGTTCCGGCACAACGCGTG ggaTAACGTGGAGTGGTCAGAGGAGCAGGAGGCGGCCGCACGGAGGAGGGTCGAGGAGAACAGCCAGCCGCTTGCTGCGGAGAAACAAG AGGAGTATGACAGCCGCGCCAACGAATACTGGAACGATTTCTACACCGTCCACGAGAACCGGTTCTTCAAAGACCGTCACTGGCTCTTCACCGAGTTCCCTGAACTTGCACCGAACTGCACGGCCCACAAGAGCACAGCGAGAACGACAGTGGGGTCGGCCGAGTGCAGAGAACCTGCCGCAGATGCTCCTCCGTCCCACCGAAATGAAGCGTTCCCTGGGACGGCCGCGTCATACCGCATCCTGGAg GTAGGCTGCGGTGTGGGAAACACGGTATTTCCCATCTTGAAAACCAACAA TGATCCCGGACTATTCGTCTACTGCTGCGACTTCTCCAGCACAGCTGTGGACCTGGTTAAG TCCAATCCAGAGTTCGACCCGGCTCGCTGCTACCCATTTGTTCACGACTTGAGCAATGAGTCGGCCGTGTACCCTGTGCCAGAGGAGAGTCTGGATGTCATTGTGCTCATCTTCGTTTTGTCTGCCCTCCATCCTGACAA GATGCAGAAAACCATATGCAGACTTGCTCGGCTGCTGAAGCCTGGTGGGGTGCTGTTACTGAGAGACTATGGACGCTACGACATGGCTCAGCTCAGATTCAAGAAAG GGAGATGTCTGTCTGAAAATTTCTATGTCAGAGGCGATGGCACTCGAGTCTACTTCTTCACTCAAG ATGAGCTCCATGATCTGTTCAGTGCTGCCGGGCTCCAGAAGGTCCAGAACCTTGTCGATCGACGCCTGCAAGTGAACCGGGGTAAACAGCTGACCATGTACCGAGTCTGGGTCCAGTGCAAGTATCGCAAGACACTCCCATTGCAGGGAGATGAGGAGATCCAAATTTAA